One region of Ahniella affigens genomic DNA includes:
- a CDS encoding BolA family protein, which translates to MNASQIRDLIHAGLPDAEIDVQGDDGVHFEARVISPQFAGKALLARHRMVYATLGTLMGGAIHALALKTLTPDEARSS; encoded by the coding sequence ATGAATGCTAGCCAAATCCGTGATCTGATCCATGCTGGACTGCCTGATGCCGAAATCGACGTACAGGGCGACGATGGCGTGCACTTTGAAGCACGCGTGATCTCCCCACAGTTTGCCGGCAAGGCACTGTTGGCTCGGCACCGCATGGTCTACGCCACCCTCGGCACCCTGATGGGCGGCGCCATTCATGCACTGGCACTGAAAACACTGACCCCGGACGAAGCCCGATCGTCCTGA
- the murA gene encoding UDP-N-acetylglucosamine 1-carboxyvinyltransferase, translating into MAKILISGGEPLNGEVWISGAKNAVLPILAATMLADEPMSISNVPHLHDVTTTMELLGQMGAELVVDDRMKIHVDPRKTNHFFAPYDLVKTMRASILVLGPLVAKYGSADVSLPGGCAIGSRPVDLHIKGLQALGAEVTVEGGYIKARAKRLKGARIVMDLVTVTGTENIMMAAALASGTTVIENAAQEPEVVDLANCLIAMGAKIDGAGTNKIIIEGVERLHGTHYEVLPDRIETGTFLVAGAITSGRVLAKKTRADSLDAVLVKLEEAGAHINTTEDSIELDMRGNRPKAVSLTTAPYPAFPTDMQAQFMALNTVAEGVGVITETVFENRFMHVQELRRLGADIRVEGNTAIIKGVPHITGAPIMATDLRASACLVIAGLVAKGDTTVDRVYHIDRGYECIEEKLSGLGARIRRLPG; encoded by the coding sequence ATGGCAAAGATTTTGATTTCCGGCGGCGAACCGCTGAACGGCGAAGTGTGGATTTCTGGCGCAAAGAACGCCGTGCTGCCGATTCTCGCTGCCACCATGTTGGCCGACGAACCCATGTCGATCAGCAATGTGCCGCACCTGCACGATGTTACGACCACGATGGAACTGCTCGGCCAGATGGGCGCAGAACTGGTCGTCGATGACCGCATGAAGATCCATGTCGATCCGCGGAAGACCAACCACTTCTTTGCGCCCTACGATCTGGTCAAGACGATGCGCGCGTCGATCCTGGTGCTCGGCCCGCTGGTGGCCAAGTACGGTTCGGCCGATGTGTCGCTGCCGGGTGGCTGTGCGATTGGCTCGCGGCCAGTAGACCTGCATATCAAGGGTCTGCAAGCGCTGGGCGCCGAGGTCACCGTCGAAGGTGGCTACATCAAGGCCCGCGCGAAGCGCCTGAAAGGGGCCCGCATTGTCATGGATCTGGTGACCGTAACCGGTACCGAGAACATCATGATGGCGGCGGCGCTGGCCTCGGGCACCACAGTGATCGAGAACGCGGCGCAAGAACCTGAAGTGGTCGATCTCGCGAACTGCCTCATTGCGATGGGCGCGAAGATTGACGGCGCGGGCACGAACAAGATCATCATCGAAGGCGTTGAGCGGCTGCATGGCACTCACTACGAAGTGCTGCCGGACCGCATTGAAACCGGTACGTTCCTGGTCGCCGGTGCGATCACGAGTGGCCGGGTGCTGGCCAAGAAGACACGTGCCGATTCGCTCGATGCGGTGCTTGTCAAGTTGGAGGAAGCGGGTGCGCACATCAACACGACCGAAGATTCGATCGAGCTTGACATGCGCGGCAACCGCCCGAAAGCCGTGAGCTTGACCACCGCGCCATATCCGGCCTTTCCGACCGACATGCAGGCGCAGTTCATGGCGCTGAACACGGTCGCCGAAGGTGTGGGCGTGATCACCGAAACGGTGTTCGAGAACCGCTTCATGCATGTGCAGGAACTTCGGCGCTTGGGCGCCGATATCCGCGTCGAAGGCAACACTGCGATCATCAAAGGCGTGCCGCATATTACGGGTGCGCCGATCATGGCTACCGATCTGCGCGCGTCCGCGTGCCTGGTGATTGCGGGCCTGGTGGCCAAGGGCGACACCACGGTCGATCGCGTGTATCACATCGATCGTGGTTATGAGTGCATCGAAGAAAAGCTCAGCGGTTTGGGGGCACGAATCCGGCGTTTGCCAGGCTGA
- a CDS encoding PilZ domain-containing protein, with protein MAVVPTSQNRRRFQRFAFEGKVRLYSTSAMWESTLLDVSLKGALIARPTDWQGKTGASHRIELRVDDGPRISMAATMVHCSETAIGFKWDRIDLDSFVQLKRLIELNIGNPDLMTEELNFLS; from the coding sequence ATGGCAGTCGTGCCTACCTCACAAAATCGCCGCCGGTTCCAGCGCTTCGCCTTTGAGGGCAAGGTGCGGCTCTATTCAACGTCCGCGATGTGGGAATCGACGCTGCTCGATGTGTCGCTGAAGGGCGCGTTGATTGCCCGGCCTACCGATTGGCAAGGCAAGACCGGTGCATCACACCGCATCGAACTCCGGGTCGACGATGGCCCGCGAATCAGCATGGCGGCCACGATGGTGCATTGCTCAGAGACCGCCATTGGTTTCAAGTGGGACCGCATCGATCTGGACAGCTTCGTCCAACTGAAGCGCCTGATCGAGCTCAACATTGGCAACCCCGATCTGATGACCGAAGAGCTCAATTTTCTGAGCTGA
- a CDS encoding TCR/Tet family MFS transporter: protein MQKHTAAVRFVLITVILDMLALGVVIPVLPNLLKTFLNGDTVQAAHYYGAAGVLWAAMQFVFSPLLGVLSDRFGRRPIILLSNAGLGLDYVLMALANSLPWFFIARAVSGICAASVSSASAYIADVTPPEKRAAAFGSIGAAFGIGFVLGPALGGTLSAVDMRLPFWIAGGLSLANFCYGYFVLPESLPPERRSSLDWKRANPVGGLIWLARHGKLLGLACVHFLNSLAHFVLPATFALYAGYRYQWSPKEIGLTLMAVGVCSAIVQGGLVRKVVPALGERRTLLLGLVFGATGFVLYGLAATGPWFVAAVPIMAIWGLGGPAMQGLMSARIDGHEQGKLQGMLSSVMGVAGMIGPALFTQVFAYSIAPEAVWHEPGAAFILAGLILLGSCTLAWKVARSLPARPVEPAVLAASAPDA, encoded by the coding sequence ATGCAAAAACACACGGCTGCCGTTCGTTTCGTCCTGATCACGGTGATTCTGGACATGCTCGCTCTGGGCGTCGTCATCCCCGTGCTGCCCAATTTGCTGAAGACGTTTTTGAATGGCGATACCGTGCAGGCCGCCCATTACTACGGCGCCGCGGGCGTGCTGTGGGCGGCGATGCAGTTTGTGTTCTCGCCATTGCTCGGCGTCTTGTCGGACCGATTTGGACGCCGGCCGATCATTCTGCTGTCGAATGCCGGGCTCGGTCTGGACTACGTGCTCATGGCACTCGCCAATTCGCTGCCCTGGTTTTTCATTGCCCGCGCCGTGTCGGGTATCTGTGCCGCGAGTGTCAGTTCGGCCAGTGCCTATATCGCCGATGTGACGCCACCCGAGAAGCGTGCCGCTGCGTTTGGCAGTATTGGCGCCGCGTTCGGTATCGGTTTTGTGTTGGGTCCGGCGTTGGGCGGCACACTCAGCGCCGTCGATATGCGCCTGCCATTCTGGATTGCAGGCGGCCTGAGTCTGGCTAACTTCTGCTATGGCTATTTCGTCCTGCCTGAGTCATTGCCTCCAGAGCGCCGCAGTAGCCTGGACTGGAAGCGCGCGAACCCGGTTGGTGGCCTGATCTGGCTCGCCCGCCACGGCAAACTGCTGGGCCTCGCCTGCGTTCACTTTCTGAACAGTCTGGCGCACTTTGTGCTGCCCGCAACGTTTGCCCTGTACGCGGGCTATCGCTACCAATGGTCTCCCAAGGAAATCGGCCTGACATTGATGGCGGTTGGTGTGTGCTCCGCCATTGTGCAAGGCGGGCTCGTTAGGAAAGTCGTGCCAGCGCTCGGCGAGCGGCGCACGCTGTTGCTCGGCCTGGTGTTCGGCGCCACTGGCTTTGTGCTGTACGGATTGGCTGCGACCGGACCTTGGTTTGTGGCGGCGGTGCCCATCATGGCGATCTGGGGCCTCGGCGGTCCGGCAATGCAAGGATTGATGAGTGCACGCATAGATGGTCATGAGCAAGGCAAGCTGCAAGGCATGTTGAGCAGTGTGATGGGGGTTGCCGGCATGATCGGCCCGGCACTGTTTACTCAGGTGTTCGCGTATTCGATCGCACCGGAAGCCGTCTGGCACGAACCGGGCGCGGCGTTCATTCTGGCCGGATTGATCCTGCTCGGCAGTTGCACCCTGGCCTGGAAGGTCGCGAGGTCCCTGCCCGCAAGGCCTGTTGAACCAGCAGTCCTGGCAGCGTCAGCGCCTGACGCGTGA
- a CDS encoding helix-turn-helix domain-containing protein, giving the protein MDIAEVARRSGVPASALRHYERKGLIRSVGRAGLRRVFPELVLERLELIALGQAAGFSLDEMAAMLGDTDTPHIDRDLLAAKALSLESTIKRLQALHDGLAHAAVCRAPHHLECPSFRRLMGWAGKHQRERQQKGRLTPGAPNGPRRNRRSPD; this is encoded by the coding sequence ATGGATATTGCAGAAGTTGCCCGGCGCTCCGGTGTTCCGGCATCGGCGCTGCGCCATTACGAACGCAAAGGCCTCATCCGCTCGGTGGGTCGGGCTGGCCTCAGGCGCGTGTTTCCGGAACTTGTGTTAGAGCGGCTGGAGCTGATTGCGCTCGGCCAGGCCGCTGGGTTTTCGCTCGACGAAATGGCCGCGATGCTTGGCGATACCGACACGCCACACATTGATCGTGATCTTCTGGCCGCCAAGGCTTTATCGCTGGAATCGACCATCAAACGCTTGCAGGCTCTGCACGATGGACTCGCGCATGCCGCGGTGTGCCGTGCCCCGCATCATCTCGAGTGTCCGAGTTTTCGTCGCCTGATGGGCTGGGCCGGCAAGCACCAACGGGAGCGGCAGCAAAAGGGGCGACTCACGCCTGGCGCGCCAAACGGCCCGCGCCGCAATCGGCGCTCACCGGATTGA
- a CDS encoding DUF2938 domain-containing protein, which translates to MNSVVNILVLGVGATLAVDLWAWLRQHLLRVPLPDYRLLGRWVGHWPAATFRHQSITKAPAIRHEYWLGWLSHYGTGIAFALLFNWLVGDTWMAKPTVWPALLFGLLTVLAPFLIMQPAFGFGWAGSLTSSPWRTRLQSVLTHVVFGLGLYATARLMMIEP; encoded by the coding sequence ATGAATTCAGTCGTCAATATCTTGGTTCTCGGCGTCGGCGCGACGCTCGCGGTGGATCTGTGGGCTTGGCTCCGACAGCACTTGCTGCGTGTGCCATTGCCGGATTACCGATTGCTGGGTCGTTGGGTCGGACACTGGCCCGCCGCAACGTTCCGGCACCAATCAATCACCAAGGCGCCCGCTATCCGCCATGAATACTGGCTTGGCTGGCTTTCGCACTATGGCACCGGCATCGCCTTTGCCCTGCTGTTCAACTGGTTGGTGGGCGACACATGGATGGCCAAGCCGACGGTATGGCCGGCGCTGCTTTTTGGCCTTTTGACGGTGCTGGCCCCATTTCTCATCATGCAGCCGGCTTTTGGTTTCGGTTGGGCTGGGAGCCTGACGTCAAGCCCCTGGCGAACCCGGCTGCAAAGTGTGCTGACCCATGTGGTGTTTGGTCTGGGCTTGTACGCAACCGCGAGGCTCATGATGATTGAACCATGA
- a CDS encoding DUF2798 domain-containing protein → MKIPARYAPILFSALLSAIMVIVVSAYVLLINQGLHAGFLSQWLISAAKTWPIAFPTVALVAPPVRRLVATLTAPAI, encoded by the coding sequence ATGAAAATCCCGGCTCGTTATGCCCCCATCCTGTTTAGTGCACTATTGTCGGCGATCATGGTGATCGTGGTTTCCGCTTATGTGTTGTTGATCAACCAAGGCCTGCATGCGGGGTTTCTCTCGCAATGGCTCATCAGTGCCGCGAAAACATGGCCGATCGCGTTTCCAACGGTAGCGCTCGTTGCCCCGCCAGTCAGGCGGCTGGTCGCGACGTTGACCGCACCGGCCATATGA